The Monomorium pharaonis isolate MP-MQ-018 chromosome 5, ASM1337386v2, whole genome shotgun sequence genome includes a window with the following:
- the LOC105830355 gene encoding DNA repair protein XRCC3 has protein sequence MEDLLVTDAAAIKERFLTTGCPRLDAKLGGGIPCRGITQIYGAAGTGKSQLALQLCLTVQLPITAGGLGAGAIYICTETAFPSKRLQQLLRNSEIAKTHSVNGDVILVNHIATIEDLELCLQRKVPILMSTRKTGLLIIDSIAAPYRVEDWRDEVQGKSKRSIGRQLHELCKNDDICVICINQVSAVIDGHRIINEDATEKPALGFTWSSMITTSIYFYRRLASRYACVMLASHLPRLTFQFEVNKSGVRAAE, from the exons ATGGAAGATCTACTAG TGACGGACGCAGCGGCGATTAAAGAGAGGTTTCTGACGACTGGTTGCCCGAGGCTAGATGCGAAGCTCGGTGGCGGCATACCTTGCAGGGGTATCACGCAGATCTACGGTGCCGCTGGCACCGGCAAGTCACAGTTGGCTCTACAGTTATGTCTCACCGTCCAACTGCCGATAACCGCGGGCGGTCTTGGAGCTg GTGCCATATACATTTGCACGGAAACTGCTTTTCCTTCAAAACGGTTACAACAGTTGCTGAGAAACTCGGAGATAGCTAAAACTCATTCTGTGAATGGAGATGTGATATTAGTGAACCACATAGCcactatt GAAGACCTGGAACTATGCCTGCAACGTAAAGTGCCAATACTGATGAGTACTCGTAAAACAGGATTGTTAATTATTGACTCGATAGCTGCCCCTTACAGAGTAGAGGATTGGAGAGATGAGGTGCAGGGCAAAAGCAAGAGAAGCATCGGGAGGCAATTACACGAACTTTGTAAAAACGATGACATATGTGTGATATGCATTAACCAG GTTTCCGCGGTTATAGATGGTCACAGAATTATTAATGAGGACGCGACTGAGAAACCAGCTCTAGGATTCACATGGTCAAGCATGATAACCACttctatatatttctatagaaGACTCGCCTCGCGATATGCTTGTGTGATGCTAGCTTCGCACCTGCCAAGGCTCACTTTCCAATTTGAGGTAAACAAATCTGGTGTCAGGGCGGctgaataa